CCCGAAGCTCGCTCGCCGGATCCAGGACGCGGATCTGGTGCTCGGCATTGGCCCCAGGCTCGGGGAGATGACCACGAGCGGCTACACGCTCCTCGAGGTCCCCTCGCCACGGCAGACGCTGGTGCACGCGCACGCGGGCGCCGACGAGTTGGGAAGCGTCTATGCCGCGGATCTGGCGATCAACAGCGGGATGCCGGAGCTCGCAGCGTCGCTCGCCGACCTGCAGCCCGGTGCGAAACCCGGCTGGACGGCGGAGACGGCTTCCGCGCGAGCGGAGTACGTGAGCTGGAACGCGCCCGTACATGTCCAGGGACCGCTGCAGATGGCGGAGGTGGTGCACCATGTCCGCGAACGCCTGCCCGAGGATGCCATCGTCGCGAACGGCGCCGGCAACTTCTCTTCGTGGGTCCACCGCTTCCATTGCTATCGCCGTTTCCGTTCGCAGCTCGGGCCCACCAGCGGCGCGATGGGGTATGGCGTGCCCGCCGCCGTGGCGGCGAAGTCCGTGTATCCCGAGCGCACCGTGATCGCCTTCTCGGGCGACGGAGACTTCCTGATGACCGGCCAGGAGCTCGCCACTGCCGTGCAGTACCGGCTGCCCATCATCCTCATCGTCGTCAACAACGGATCGTACGGCACCATCCGCATGCACCAGGAGCGCAAATATCCGGGGCGCGTTCATGGGACTCATCTGCAGAACCCCGACTTCGCTGCGTACGCTCGCGCCTTCGGCGCGTTCGGAGAGACCGTGGAGACCACGGAGCAGTTCGCGCCGGCGTTCGAGCGCGCGCTCGCCGCGAACGTTCCTGCGCTGCTGGAGCTCCGGCTGTCGGAAGAAGTGATCACCCCGACGACGACCCTCAGCGCCATCCGCGAGCGGGCTTTGCAGCAGCGCGGGATTGCGCAGCGCTCCGGCGATGAACACGCTTGAGGCACGGAGAGGTGCGCGCATGGGGCGTCTTTCGAAGAGGATCAGGCGGATCGCGGCGGCGGCGGGTGCCGCGTTTCTGATGACGTCGGTTGCTGGCGCCGCCGAGGACAAGCCGGAAGCCAAGCAGGATCAGGCGGCGCAGCAGAAGCCGAAGAAGCACAGCAAGGCGAAGGGCGCGATCGTCGGCGGCGTGGGCGGAGCGGTGGTCGGCGGCAAGAAGGGGGCGGCGGTGGGAGCGGCCGGAGGCGCGCTCTACCAGCACCACAAGAACAAGAAGGAAGCGAAGGAAGCGCAGAAGGCGGAGAAGAAGCAGGACCAGTAGATCAGGACGGCAGCATCGCCTCGAAGATCCGTGCCACGTGCACGGCGTCCCTCTGGGCGCCGTCCGCGATCTGATGGCGGCAGCTGGTCCCGTCGGCCAGGACCCAGGCGTCGCCCGGTGCGCTGCGCACCGCCGGCAGCAAGCTGCGCTCCGCCATCCGCATCGAGACGTCGTAGTGCTCCGCCTCGTACCCGAAGGCGCCGGCCATTCCACAGCAGCTCGATTCGATCACCTCGACCGATAGCCCGGGCAGGAGCTGCAGCGCTGCGAGGACGTCGGGCATCGTTCCGAGCGCTTTCTGATGACAATGGCCGTGGAGGTACGCCTTGCGCGGACCGTTCGCGCGCAAGGCCAGCTTCAGCTCTCCGCGCCGCGACTCGCGGGCGAGGAATTCCTCGAACAGCAGCGATTGCTTCGCGATGGCCTGG
The sequence above is a segment of the Deltaproteobacteria bacterium genome. Coding sequences within it:
- a CDS encoding thiamine pyrophosphate-binding protein, with amino-acid sequence MGRPAKVSGSGGQILVQSLLAQGADHVFCVPGESHLAVLDALYDVREEVKLVVCRHESGASNMADAYGKLTGRPGLALVTRGPGACNASIGIHTASQDSTPLILLVGQVPRTFMDREAFQEIDYRRMFGQMAKWVAQIDEPRRVPEYVSRAFHTAISGRPGPVVLALPEDMLTQQAEAPAAPRARRTAAAPAPEQIGRLRALLERAHRPIAILGGTGWTGEACENFRRFAEGWQLPVTCAFRYQDLFDNDHPLYAGDVGIGVNPKLARRIQDADLVLGIGPRLGEMTTSGYTLLEVPSPRQTLVHAHAGADELGSVYAADLAINSGMPELAASLADLQPGAKPGWTAETASARAEYVSWNAPVHVQGPLQMAEVVHHVRERLPEDAIVANGAGNFSSWVHRFHCYRRFRSQLGPTSGAMGYGVPAAVAAKSVYPERTVIAFSGDGDFLMTGQELATAVQYRLPIILIVVNNGSYGTIRMHQERKYPGRVHGTHLQNPDFAAYARAFGAFGETVETTEQFAPAFERALAANVPALLELRLSEEVITPTTTLSAIRERALQQRGIAQRSGDEHA